In Halopseudomonas nanhaiensis, a single window of DNA contains:
- the trmA gene encoding tRNA (uridine(54)-C5)-methyltransferase TrmA → MGLGFEPDRYEQQLAEKRQRLVDLLAPFEAPAPDVFESPREHFRLRAEFRLWYEGGVPHYAMFEQGDKRTPVLIDRLPIASQRINDLMNPLLEACKADPVLGRKLFQVEFLTTLSGEALVTLCYHRPIDETWDTAAQKLADELGILIIGRSRGRKRVLQRDHVCEELSVAGRAWRYQQVEGGFTQPNGTVNQHMLSWALAAAGRNEDDLLELYCGNGNFTLPLSTCFRKVLATELSKSSVRSALQNLADNDVDNVTLVRLSSEEVTDALNGVRPFRRLEGIDLSGFNFGTVFVDPPRAGLDPATLELVSRYRRILYISCNPETLAANLETLSSTHRVTRSALFDQFPYTHHMECGVLLEQL, encoded by the coding sequence ATGGGCCTGGGATTCGAACCGGACCGTTACGAGCAGCAGCTGGCTGAGAAACGCCAGCGGCTTGTCGATCTGCTGGCACCGTTCGAGGCCCCGGCGCCGGACGTGTTCGAGTCCCCCCGCGAGCACTTCCGGCTGCGCGCCGAATTTCGTCTGTGGTACGAAGGCGGCGTGCCGCATTACGCCATGTTCGAACAGGGCGACAAACGTACGCCGGTACTGATCGACCGGTTACCGATCGCCTCGCAGCGCATCAACGACCTGATGAACCCCCTGCTGGAAGCCTGCAAGGCTGACCCGGTACTGGGGCGCAAGCTGTTTCAGGTTGAATTCCTGACCACCCTCTCTGGCGAGGCGCTGGTCACGCTGTGCTATCACCGACCGATCGACGAAACCTGGGACACCGCAGCGCAAAAGCTCGCCGACGAGCTGGGCATTCTGATCATCGGCCGCAGCCGCGGGCGCAAGCGCGTACTGCAGCGCGACCATGTGTGTGAAGAACTCAGCGTGGCCGGCCGTGCCTGGCGCTATCAGCAGGTAGAAGGTGGCTTCACCCAGCCGAACGGCACGGTCAACCAGCATATGCTCAGCTGGGCGCTGGCCGCTGCTGGCCGCAATGAAGACGATCTGCTGGAGCTGTACTGTGGCAACGGCAACTTCACGCTGCCGCTGTCGACATGTTTTCGCAAGGTGCTGGCCACGGAACTGTCGAAAAGCTCGGTTCGCTCGGCCCTGCAGAATCTCGCAGACAATGATGTGGACAACGTCACTCTGGTCCGTCTATCCAGCGAGGAAGTGACCGATGCGTTGAACGGGGTCCGGCCCTTCCGACGACTGGAAGGGATCGATCTGAGCGGCTTCAACTTCGGCACGGTGTTCGTCGACCCGCCTCGGGCCGGGCTCGACCCGGCCACGCTCGAGCTGGTCAGCCGTTATCGACGCATTCTTTATATCTCCTGCAACCCTGAAACGCTCGCGGCCAATCTCGAAACACTCAGCTCGACCCACCGGGTTACACGCAGTGCGCTGTTCGACCAGTTCCCGTACACGCACCATATGGAATGCGGGGTTCTGCTGGAACAGCTATGA
- a CDS encoding NCS2 family permease, with protein MLEKLFQLKAHGTTVRTEILAGLTTFLTMAYIVFVNPMMMSDAGIDPGAAFVATCLAAAIGSLIMGLWANYPIALAPGMGLNAFFAYTVVGSMGYSWQVALGAVFISGFLFFLLSIFKVREWIINSIPMPLRSAIAAGIGLFLALIALKNAGLVVDHPATLVALGDLTQPGPLLAALGFAVIVALAYRRVTGAVMIGILLITGISLLAGFTQANGIVSAPPSLAPTFLELDLRGALEIGLISVIFAFLFVDLFDTSGTLIGVAQKANLVDADGKMPRLGRALMADSTATMAGAALGTSTTTSYIESAAGTTAGGRTGLTACVVAGLFLLCLFFSPLAGAVPAFATAPALLFVAVLMTGGLVQVDWEDLTEAAPVVITAIMMPLTFSIANGIALGFISWTAIKVLSGRWKELNPSLYVLAGLFVVKLALFN; from the coding sequence ATGCTGGAAAAGCTGTTCCAACTAAAAGCCCACGGCACCACCGTTCGTACGGAAATTCTTGCCGGACTGACGACCTTCCTGACCATGGCGTACATCGTCTTCGTCAACCCGATGATGATGAGCGATGCGGGCATCGATCCGGGCGCCGCCTTCGTCGCCACCTGTCTGGCAGCGGCTATCGGCTCGCTGATCATGGGGCTCTGGGCCAACTATCCCATCGCACTCGCCCCCGGCATGGGTCTGAACGCGTTCTTCGCCTACACGGTAGTCGGCTCGATGGGCTACAGCTGGCAGGTCGCGCTGGGTGCGGTGTTCATCTCCGGTTTTCTGTTCTTTCTTCTGAGCATCTTCAAGGTGCGCGAGTGGATCATCAACAGCATCCCGATGCCGCTTCGCTCGGCAATCGCCGCCGGTATCGGCCTGTTTCTGGCGCTGATTGCGCTGAAGAACGCCGGTCTCGTGGTGGATCACCCGGCTACGCTGGTTGCCCTCGGTGACCTGACCCAGCCCGGCCCGCTATTGGCCGCGTTAGGCTTTGCCGTGATCGTCGCTCTGGCCTATCGCCGCGTCACCGGGGCGGTGATGATCGGCATTCTGCTGATCACCGGGATCAGTCTGCTGGCAGGCTTTACCCAGGCCAATGGCATCGTCTCCGCGCCACCGAGCCTGGCGCCGACCTTTCTAGAGCTGGACCTGCGCGGCGCGCTGGAAATCGGCCTGATCAGTGTGATCTTCGCTTTTCTGTTCGTTGACCTGTTCGATACTTCCGGCACACTGATCGGTGTCGCGCAGAAAGCCAATCTGGTCGATGCCGACGGCAAGATGCCGCGTCTGGGCCGCGCCCTGATGGCCGACAGTACCGCCACCATGGCAGGGGCCGCGCTGGGCACCTCGACCACCACCAGTTATATCGAATCCGCTGCCGGAACCACCGCCGGCGGCCGCACCGGCCTGACGGCCTGTGTCGTCGCCGGGCTGTTCCTGCTCTGCCTGTTCTTTTCGCCGCTGGCCGGCGCCGTGCCCGCCTTCGCCACCGCCCCTGCGCTGCTGTTCGTCGCTGTGCTGATGACCGGCGGACTCGTGCAGGTCGACTGGGAAGACCTGACCGAGGCGGCTCCCGTGGTAATCACGGCGATCATGATGCCGCTGACCTTCTCCATCGCCAACGGCATCGCGCTGGGCTTCATCAGCTGGACCGCGATCAAGGTTCTGTCTGGTCGCTGGAAGGAACTGAACCCCAGCCTGTACGTGCTGGCCGGCCTGTTCGTCGTCAAGCTCGCGTTGTTCAACTGA
- a CDS encoding FKBP-type peptidyl-prolyl cis-trans isomerase produces MSDSINTDEQRVSYGIGRQMGDQLGASNIPDLNIDLVVAGLRDAFGGQPSQVDEQQLAAAFQVLQGKMQTQAEEAARQAGQAGVDYLTQNAQRDGVVTLASGLQYEVISEGTGATPTASDTVRTHYEGTLISGEVFDSSYKRGQPAEFPVGGVIAGWTEALQLMKEGAKWRLYIPSELAYGARAAGSIPPHSTLVFDIELIKVL; encoded by the coding sequence ATGAGCGATTCGATCAACACCGACGAACAGCGCGTCAGCTATGGTATTGGCCGTCAGATGGGCGATCAGCTGGGTGCCAGCAACATTCCGGATCTGAACATTGATCTGGTCGTTGCAGGTCTGCGCGACGCATTTGGCGGGCAGCCGAGCCAGGTTGACGAGCAGCAGCTTGCGGCGGCCTTTCAGGTGCTTCAGGGCAAGATGCAGACGCAGGCCGAGGAAGCCGCTCGCCAGGCCGGACAGGCCGGCGTTGACTACCTGACTCAGAACGCGCAGCGCGATGGCGTCGTGACGCTGGCGTCGGGCCTGCAATACGAAGTGATCAGTGAAGGCACAGGCGCTACCCCAACCGCGAGCGACACCGTGCGTACCCATTACGAAGGCACGCTGATCAGCGGTGAAGTGTTCGACAGCTCCTACAAGCGCGGTCAGCCTGCAGAATTCCCGGTGGGCGGTGTGATCGCCGGCTGGACTGAAGCGCTACAGCTGATGAAGGAAGGAGCCAAGTGGCGCCTGTATATTCCCTCCGAGCTGGCATACGGTGCCCGCGCCGCCGGCAGCATCCCGCCGCACAGCACGCTGGTGTTTGATATCGAGCTGATCAAGGTTCTTTGA
- a CDS encoding polyprenyl synthetase family protein, which translates to MTTLPFYSAVTEDFEAVNQLIMRQLHSRVPLVEKIGNYIIGAGGKRLRPLVVLLAARACGVNDTRQHSLAAIIEFLHTATLLHDDVVDTSDMRRGRSTANALWGNAPSVLVGDFLYSRAFEMMVELGDMRIMRALANATNVIAEGEVLQLSKVRDANTDEATYLEVIRSKTAMLFEASSHTAALLADASEAQIEALRQYGDALGVAFQLVDDVLDYSGDASAMGKNVGDDLAEGKPTLPLIYAMREGTPEQARLVRHAIQKGGLEDIGPIREAVESSGALAYTQRMAQQQSDLAVEMLQTLPPSVFRDSLEQLARFAIARQF; encoded by the coding sequence ATGACCACCCTGCCTTTCTACTCCGCCGTGACGGAAGACTTTGAAGCCGTCAATCAGCTGATCATGCGACAGCTGCATTCCCGTGTCCCGCTGGTAGAGAAGATTGGCAACTATATTATCGGAGCCGGTGGCAAGCGTCTGCGTCCGCTGGTCGTTCTGCTGGCCGCCCGCGCCTGCGGCGTGAATGACACCCGACAGCACTCGCTGGCAGCCATCATCGAGTTCCTGCATACCGCCACGCTGCTACACGACGACGTCGTTGATACGTCCGACATGCGTCGCGGCCGGTCGACCGCCAATGCCCTCTGGGGCAATGCACCTAGCGTGCTGGTAGGTGACTTCCTTTATTCCCGCGCCTTCGAAATGATGGTCGAGCTCGGTGACATGCGCATCATGCGCGCGCTGGCCAACGCGACCAATGTCATTGCCGAAGGCGAGGTTCTGCAGCTTTCGAAGGTACGCGACGCCAACACGGACGAGGCCACCTATCTGGAAGTCATCCGCAGCAAGACCGCCATGCTGTTCGAAGCCTCCTCGCATACCGCTGCGCTGCTGGCCGACGCGAGCGAGGCGCAGATCGAGGCGCTGCGCCAGTATGGCGACGCGCTGGGCGTGGCCTTCCAGCTGGTGGATGACGTACTGGATTACAGCGGTGATGCCTCAGCCATGGGCAAGAATGTCGGCGACGACCTCGCCGAAGGCAAACCGACGCTTCCGCTTATCTACGCCATGCGCGAAGGCACGCCTGAGCAGGCGAGGCTGGTGCGACACGCCATTCAGAAAGGCGGGCTTGAAGACATTGGGCCGATTCGAGAGGCCGTGGAAAGCAGCGGCGCCCTCGCCTACACCCAGCGCATGGCCCAGCAGCAGTCGGATCTTGCCGTGGAAATGCTGCAGACGCTGCCGCCATCAGTCTTCCGAGATTCGCTGGAACAACTCGCCCGCTTCGCCATCGCCCGTCAGTTCTGA
- the rplU gene encoding 50S ribosomal protein L21 gives MYAVIVTGGKQYKVAEGEYLRVEKLEGETGASIQFDRVLLIGNGDDVTIGAPVVEGAKVTAEINSHGRGDKVRIIKFRRRKHHMKRQGHRQWYTEIKITGISA, from the coding sequence ATGTACGCAGTGATTGTTACCGGTGGCAAGCAGTACAAGGTCGCCGAGGGCGAGTACCTGAGAGTCGAGAAGCTGGAAGGCGAAACTGGCGCAAGCATTCAGTTCGATCGCGTTCTGCTGATCGGTAACGGTGACGACGTCACCATCGGTGCTCCGGTTGTCGAAGGCGCCAAGGTGACCGCAGAGATCAACTCCCATGGTCGTGGCGATAAGGTCCGGATCATCAAGTTCCGTCGCCGTAAGCACCACATGAAGCGTCAGGGCCACCGTCAGTGGTACACCGAAATCAAGATCACCGGCATCTCTGCCTGA
- the rpmA gene encoding 50S ribosomal protein L27, protein MAHKKAGGSTRNGRDSESKRLGVKLFGGQVANAGNIIVRQRGTEFHPGKNVGMGKDHTLFAKAEGVIKFEVKGKFGRRYVNVVAG, encoded by the coding sequence ATGGCACACAAAAAAGCAGGCGGTTCCACGCGCAACGGTCGCGATTCAGAATCCAAACGACTTGGCGTCAAGCTGTTCGGCGGTCAGGTTGCAAACGCAGGCAACATCATCGTTCGCCAGCGTGGCACTGAATTCCACCCGGGCAAGAACGTCGGTATGGGCAAGGATCACACTCTGTTCGCCAAGGCGGAAGGCGTGATCAAGTTCGAAGTGAAGGGCAAGTTCGGTCGTCGCTACGTGAACGTCGTAGCTGGCTGA
- the cgtA gene encoding Obg family GTPase CgtA has protein sequence MKFVDEVAITVKAGDGGNGCMSFRREKFIPKGGPDGGDGGDGGSIFLEADPNLNTLVDYRYTRRFNAQRGENGRGKDCTGAKGEDMVLPVPVGTTIVDAGTQEIIGDLTEPGQRLLVAQGGFHGLGNTRYKSSVNRAPRQTSNGSLGEQRDLKLELKVLADVGLLGLPNAGKSTLIRAISAAKPKVADYPFTTMVPNLGVVDVGQLRSFVIADIPGVIAGAAEGAGLGTRFLKHLSRTRLLLHLVDMAPLDQSDPAEAVETIIHELGKFSPALTMRERWLVLNKCDQLLEDEQQAILDDVVERLEWDGPVFVISAAERQGTDELAKSVMNWLDERTQRLLDDEDYAKAQAELDQAIEDEARAHIQALDDRKALRKQGLLNDEDDDDFDDEDDEDGPEIIYVR, from the coding sequence ATGAAATTTGTTGATGAAGTCGCGATCACGGTCAAGGCCGGTGATGGCGGTAATGGCTGCATGAGCTTCCGCCGCGAGAAGTTCATCCCAAAAGGTGGCCCCGATGGCGGCGACGGTGGTGACGGCGGCTCGATCTTTCTGGAAGCCGATCCCAATCTGAACACCCTGGTCGACTATCGCTACACGCGCCGCTTCAATGCGCAGCGTGGCGAGAACGGTCGCGGCAAGGATTGTACTGGCGCCAAGGGCGAGGACATGGTGCTGCCGGTTCCGGTGGGTACGACGATCGTCGATGCCGGTACCCAGGAGATCATCGGCGACCTGACCGAGCCCGGTCAGCGCCTGCTGGTGGCTCAAGGCGGTTTTCACGGTCTGGGTAACACCCGTTACAAGTCCAGCGTCAACCGCGCACCTCGGCAGACCAGCAACGGTTCGCTGGGCGAACAGCGCGACCTGAAGCTGGAGCTGAAGGTGCTGGCAGATGTCGGCCTGCTCGGTCTGCCGAACGCAGGCAAGAGCACGCTTATTCGCGCCATCTCCGCGGCCAAGCCAAAAGTCGCCGACTACCCCTTCACGACCATGGTGCCAAACCTGGGCGTGGTCGATGTTGGTCAACTGCGCAGTTTCGTGATTGCCGACATCCCGGGTGTGATCGCCGGGGCTGCAGAGGGCGCCGGCCTGGGCACGCGCTTCCTCAAGCACCTGTCCCGTACTCGGCTGTTGCTGCATCTTGTCGACATGGCGCCGCTGGATCAGAGCGATCCGGCCGAAGCCGTCGAGACGATCATCCACGAGCTCGGCAAGTTCAGCCCGGCGCTGACCATGCGTGAACGCTGGTTGGTGCTGAACAAGTGCGACCAACTGCTTGAAGATGAGCAACAGGCGATCCTCGATGACGTAGTCGAGCGGCTCGAGTGGGACGGCCCGGTATTCGTCATCTCTGCCGCCGAGCGACAGGGCACCGATGAGCTGGCCAAGTCGGTGATGAACTGGCTCGACGAGCGTACTCAGCGTCTGCTGGACGACGAGGATTACGCCAAGGCGCAGGCCGAGCTGGATCAGGCCATTGAAGATGAAGCGCGTGCGCACATCCAGGCGCTGGACGATCGCAAGGCGCTGCGCAAGCAGGGCCTGCTCAACGACGAAGATGATGACGACTTCGACGATGAGGATGACGAGGACGGTCCTGAGATCATCTACGTTCGATGA
- the proB gene encoding glutamate 5-kinase, with product MREKVTNARRWVVKIGSALLTADGRGLDRDAMAVWVDQLVALRKSGAELVLVSSGAVAAGMSRLGWTERPKTIHQMQAAAAIGQMGLVQAWESSFQAHGLSTAQVLLTHDDLSDRKRYLNARSTLRALLDLGVIPVVNENDTVVTDEIRFGDNDTLGALVTNLVEADVLVILTDRDGLYTADPRSNPDAELVSEAMADDSKLDTMAGGSAGALGRGGMLTKLRAARLAARSGAGTVIVGGRIDRVIERLQAGEALGTLLLPEKGMLAARKQWLAGHLQTRGKLFIDEGAVGALTAGRRSLLPVGVKAVEGNFRRGEMVVCIGPDGREVARGLVNYSAQDAARIIGQPTEAVATILGYIDEPELVHRDNLVLV from the coding sequence ATGCGTGAAAAGGTAACCAATGCCCGGCGGTGGGTGGTCAAGATCGGCAGTGCGCTCCTGACTGCCGATGGTCGCGGCCTCGATCGTGATGCGATGGCGGTCTGGGTGGATCAGTTGGTTGCCTTGCGCAAGAGCGGTGCTGAACTTGTTCTGGTGTCCTCGGGTGCGGTTGCGGCCGGCATGAGCCGGCTGGGCTGGACCGAGCGGCCAAAAACCATTCATCAGATGCAGGCCGCTGCCGCTATCGGGCAAATGGGGCTGGTGCAGGCCTGGGAGTCCAGCTTCCAGGCGCACGGCCTGTCGACCGCCCAGGTTCTCCTCACTCACGATGATCTCTCCGACCGCAAGCGCTACCTGAACGCCCGTAGCACCCTGCGTGCGCTTCTGGATCTCGGTGTGATTCCGGTGGTGAATGAAAACGACACCGTGGTCACCGACGAGATCCGCTTTGGTGACAACGATACGCTGGGCGCACTGGTGACCAACCTGGTCGAGGCTGATGTGCTGGTGATCCTGACCGACCGTGATGGGCTGTATACGGCGGACCCGCGCAGCAATCCCGATGCTGAGCTGGTTTCCGAGGCAATGGCTGACGATTCGAAACTGGATACCATGGCTGGTGGCAGCGCTGGTGCGCTGGGCCGTGGCGGAATGTTGACCAAACTCCGCGCGGCGCGCCTGGCCGCGCGTTCCGGTGCCGGCACGGTGATCGTCGGTGGCCGTATCGATCGCGTGATCGAGCGACTGCAAGCGGGTGAGGCGTTAGGTACCTTGCTGCTGCCCGAGAAGGGCATGCTGGCGGCGCGCAAGCAGTGGCTTGCCGGTCACTTGCAGACGCGCGGCAAGCTGTTCATCGACGAAGGCGCGGTCGGTGCGCTGACGGCAGGGCGACGCAGTCTGTTACCGGTTGGGGTCAAGGCGGTCGAAGGTAATTTTCGGCGCGGCGAGATGGTCGTGTGTATCGGGCCGGACGGGCGTGAAGTCGCGCGCGGACTGGTCAACTATAGCGCGCAGGATGCTGCCAGGATCATCGGGCAGCCGACCGAGGCCGTAGCCACCATCCTGGGTTATATCGACGAGCCCGAACTGGTGCACCGAGATAATCTGGTGCTGGTCTGA
- the rpsT gene encoding 30S ribosomal protein S20, with amino-acid sequence MANSPQAKKRAKQAEKRRNHNASLRSMVRTYIKNVVKAIDAKDLEKARTAYTAAVPVIDRMADKGIINKNKAARHKSRLNAHIKAMAEAA; translated from the coding sequence GTGGCCAACTCACCTCAAGCCAAGAAACGCGCCAAGCAGGCCGAGAAGCGCCGCAATCACAATGCAAGCCTGCGCTCCATGGTTCGTACCTATATCAAGAACGTTGTAAAAGCCATTGACGCCAAGGACCTCGAGAAGGCACGCACTGCATACACTGCAGCCGTGCCGGTCATCGATCGCATGGCTGACAAGGGCATCATCAACAAGAACAAGGCCGCTCGTCACAAGAGCCGCCTGAACGCACACATCAAGGCCATGGCTGAAGCCGCCTGA
- the murJ gene encoding murein biosynthesis integral membrane protein MurJ has translation MTSETPASPPEKAPSLLRSGMVVSIMTMLSRVLGMVRDVVIAAYFGSGSSADAFFIAFKIPNFMRRLFAEGAFNQAFVPVLSEYRAKRAFEEVRDLVNRVAGTLALTLVGITAVGVAGAPVLISVFAPGFHDEPEKLALAADMLRITFPYLLLISLTALCGSILNSYGRFAVPAFTPVLLNVSMIGATLVLTPYFDQPVMALAWGVFIAGVVQLLFQLPFLAQIRLLPVPRPDRKHEGVKRIMTLMVPALFGVSVSQINLLLDTVLASFLQTGSISWLYYADRLSELPLGAFGIAIGTVILPALSRQHAGDDPKGFAATLDWAVRMVLLVGVPAALALLLLAEPLIATLFHYGAMTEGDVLQSAAALRAYAVGVLTFMLIKVLAPGFFARQDMKTPVKIAMICMGANMVFNLILIWPLAHVGLALATSMSALLNAGLLWWGLRKAGIYEAQPGWPVFILRLVLACAAMAAIVLWLAPGVSEWFDWGWQQKALEMTILVVAGIGAYLAALLVAGLRMRHLRHG, from the coding sequence ATGACCTCCGAAACACCCGCTTCGCCGCCGGAAAAGGCTCCCAGTCTGCTGCGCTCCGGCATGGTCGTGAGCATCATGACCATGCTCTCGCGCGTGCTCGGCATGGTGCGGGACGTGGTCATCGCGGCTTACTTCGGCTCCGGCTCTTCGGCCGATGCCTTCTTCATCGCCTTCAAGATTCCCAATTTCATGCGCAGGCTGTTCGCCGAGGGAGCCTTCAACCAGGCATTCGTGCCGGTGCTAAGCGAATACCGCGCCAAGCGCGCCTTCGAGGAGGTGCGCGATCTGGTCAATCGGGTGGCCGGCACGCTCGCCTTGACGCTGGTTGGCATCACTGCGGTGGGCGTGGCCGGCGCGCCGGTGCTGATCAGTGTGTTCGCGCCGGGCTTTCACGACGAGCCGGAGAAGTTGGCGCTGGCGGCGGACATGCTGCGCATCACCTTTCCCTATCTGCTGCTGATTTCGCTGACGGCGCTGTGCGGTTCGATCCTCAATAGTTATGGCCGCTTCGCCGTGCCTGCGTTCACGCCGGTGCTGCTCAACGTCAGCATGATCGGCGCGACGCTGGTGCTCACCCCATATTTCGATCAGCCGGTCATGGCGCTGGCCTGGGGCGTGTTCATCGCCGGTGTCGTGCAGTTGCTGTTTCAGCTGCCGTTCCTGGCGCAGATTCGCCTGCTGCCGGTGCCGCGCCCGGATCGCAAGCATGAGGGCGTGAAGCGGATCATGACCCTGATGGTGCCGGCGTTGTTCGGCGTCTCGGTCAGCCAGATCAACCTGCTGCTCGACACCGTGCTTGCCTCGTTCCTGCAGACCGGCAGCATTTCCTGGCTGTACTACGCCGATCGGCTGTCCGAGCTGCCGCTGGGTGCCTTCGGCATCGCGATCGGCACGGTGATCCTGCCAGCGCTGTCTCGCCAGCACGCAGGGGACGACCCGAAAGGCTTTGCCGCGACGCTCGACTGGGCGGTGCGCATGGTCCTGCTGGTCGGTGTGCCCGCGGCGTTGGCGCTGTTGCTGCTGGCCGAGCCGCTGATTGCCACGCTGTTTCACTATGGCGCGATGACCGAGGGCGACGTTTTGCAATCGGCCGCTGCGCTACGGGCTTACGCAGTCGGCGTTCTAACCTTCATGCTGATCAAGGTGCTGGCACCGGGCTTCTTCGCCCGTCAGGACATGAAGACCCCTGTGAAGATCGCGATGATCTGCATGGGTGCGAACATGGTATTCAACCTCATCCTGATCTGGCCGCTGGCGCACGTGGGTCTGGCGCTGGCGACGTCGATGTCTGCATTGCTGAACGCTGGATTGCTGTGGTGGGGGCTGCGCAAGGCCGGTATCTATGAGGCGCAGCCGGGCTGGCCAGTGTTTATCTTGCGACTGGTGCTGGCCTGCGCGGCGATGGCTGCCATCGTACTGTGGCTGGCGCCGGGTGTGTCGGAGTGGTTTGACTGGGGCTGGCAGCAGAAGGCGCTGGAGATGACCATTCTGGTG